The following is a genomic window from Rhodomicrobium lacus.
GACGATATAGGTCGCGATCGCGAACCCGAGCCCGTGCATGCCCCTGCCCTTTCGCGTTGGAGCCTGTCGGCTCCCGTGAAGACGTCCGCCCCCGACAAGACCGGGGTCCAATTTCCTTTGGCCCCCCGGCGAAGAAGCGTCAGAGCGCCCCCTGAGAGGCTTCATGTTCCCCAGACAAGGCTTACGATGAACCGGGCCGCGATGAACAGCAGGAAGCTCATGAACGTGATTTCGAGCGTCCGCCGCGAAAGCCGATGCGCCACCTTTGCGCCAAGCGGCGCCGCAAGCACGCTTACCGGGCCGAGCACCATGAAGCCGAGCAGGCTGACATAGCCCGCCGAGAGCGGCGGCAGCGTGGCCACGTTCCAGCCTTCCACGATATAGCCGATGGTGGCGGGTATCGCGATGATCGGCCCGAAACCGGACGCGGTGCCGACCGCCTGATGGATCGGCCAGCCGAGGAACTTCATGTAAGCCGTGACATAAGCCCCACCGCCGATGCCGATGAGGGTTGAAATCAGGCCGATGCCGAAGCCGGCGACGAGATTCCACGGCGCGGGCGGAAGCGCCGCGTCAGGCTTCGGCTCGCTTTTGCCGAAAGCAAGGCGCGAGGCGATGAAGATGCATGACGTCGCGAATACCGCCTTGAGAAAGCTGGACGGAGCGCGCGACGCGATGAACACGCCGAGCACCGCTCCCGCCACCACCCACGGGCCAAGCCGCCGGATCACCTCCATAACCACCGCACCATGCTTGTTATGCGAGCGCACCGAGTTGATGGCAGTCGGGATGATGATGGCAAGGGAGGTCGCCACGCAGACGCGCATGATGATGCTCTCGTCGACGCCAGCCAGCCGGAACAGTTCGTAGAGCACGGGCACGCTCACCGCGCCGCCGCCGATGCCGAGAAGGCCAGCGAGAAAGCCGGTGATCACGCCGCCGATGAGAAGCGCAATGGACAATTCCGCGATTTGATACCACGGGAGGTGTTGAATGAGGTCAAGCATGCGGGACATGGGAAAGGAATGAGATGCGGGCGAAAGACTACAGCTTTGCCCCGTGCATGCAATTATTATTATTTTCGGGATTTATTGCATACACTGATGCGAAATTTGCATGCAATGGCCGGCGATTCCGCCGCTTCCATGGCGCGGCAACGAGGTGAGCCGCTCCGGCATGTCCGGGCCGGAATGTTATCGCGTTTTGCAGAAACACAGGACGAGGCCGTGGCCAGCTGATTTGCGCGCCTTATTCGCGTGACCCGGCCACCGGAACGAGAGCCTTGAAAGCCTCCATCAGCAGCGGCCCAGCCGGGATGCCAGAAAAACGGTATTCGCCCGGCGAGCAGCGCCAACCACTATTGGCGCTTCAATATTCATGGGTCTCGCGGCCGCTAGCGCGGGCGGGATGACCGCGACCGCCCGAAAAGGTGTGACCCCGCCGCGCGGTTCTCCCGCCGCCGTCACGCCGCGAGCGAAGGCGCCTCCTCGGCGCGCCGCGCCGCCTCGATTGCGGCGTGAATGATATCGAGCCCCGCGCCGGGTTTGACGCATTCCTCGGTCAACAGACGCCGGAATTGCCGCGCGCCCGGCCTGCCGTTCACGAGGCCGATCATGTGGCGTGCGATGGCGGAAAGCCTTGTGCCCCGCTCAAGCTCGCGTTCGATGAAAGGAAGCATGCGCTCCAGCGCCTCATGCGGCAGGAGCGGCGCGGCCGTCTCGTCATAGAGCGCGGCGTCCACTTCCAGAAGCAGCGCCGGGTTCTTGTAAGCCGCGCGGCCGAGCATGACGCCGTCCACACTTTCAAGGTGCATCGCGCTCTGTTCGATCGTCTCGATGCCGCCGTTGATCACGATCGTCAACTCGGGGAACGCGGCTTTGAGGCGATAAACCCGTTCGTAATCGAGCGGCGGGACGTCGCGGTTTTCTCTCGGCGACAGCCCCTTGAGCCACGCCTTGCGCGCATGAACGATGAAGATTTTACACCCCGCCGCCGCCACCGTCTCGATGAAGCGCGTGAGATCGGCCTCGCTGTCCTGCTCGTCGATGCCGATGCGGTTCTTCACGGTCACCGGAATCTGACCGCCGACGGCGCTTTTCATCGCCGCCACGCATTTGCCGACAAGTTCCGGCTCCGCCATCAGACACGCGCCGAACCGGCCCGACTGCACACGGTCCGAAGGGCAGCCACAGTTGAGGTTGATTTCGTCATAGCCGAAGCCAGCGCCGATTTCGGCAGCCCGCGCGAGTTCGAGCGGGTCAGAGCCGCCGAGTTGCAGAGCGACCGGGTGCTCCGTACCGTCGAAGCCGAGAAGCCGCTCCCGGTCGCCGAACATGATCGCGCCTGACGTTACCATCTCCGTATAGAGCCGCGCACGGCGCGAGAGAACGCGATGGAAGAAACGGCAATGGCGATCCGTCCAATCCATCATGGGTGCGGTGCAAAATGTCCATTTCTTATCAGTCACTTGCGTTACTCTGTCGGTCCAATCCGCTGATCGCATCACCAGCACGGCGCTAACATACGGATAGATGGCTATTCACGCCGGGACAAAACCGTGTTGGCGGCCGCATGTCAAATTGCGTTGTGTCTATTTCCCGCCAAAGCGTGAAGGAACTGGTACGGGCCGAAACCGCAGCCGTTCCGACGTCCGTCACGAACCCAGCCGTCCGCCTCATCATGAGGATGACGACTTCGCAAGGGACGCAACGACTGCGCCGACTGCACGGCGATCCGCCTTCCCGGTCTTTCCCAGCGGCAAACCGTCTACGATGTGGATGGCGTTCGGCAGCTTGTAGTGTTCGATCCGGTCGGCTGCCCAGAGGCGAAGTTCGTTTGCCGTCACATGTGCGCCTGACTTCAGCGCAACGAGGAGGTGAACTGCCTCGCCAAGCGTTTCGTGAACGATGCTACCACATAATGCTTCGTGAACGAGAGGATGGGAGGCTATCGCGGCCTCCACTTCGAGGGGGGCGATTTTCATGCCGCCGCGAGATATGATCTCCTTCGCGCGACCGATGAGGACGATCCCGCCTTCGCATTGCCGGGCAAGGTCGCCAGTGCGGAACCAGCCGTCGTCAAAGACTGCATCCGTAAGAGTGGGGTCGCCGAGGTAGCCGATCATGCCGAACGGCGTGCGGATCTGAAGCTCGCCGGAGCCGGGCGTTTCGGTATGAGCGATGCGGAACGAAACGCCCTCGGTCGGTTGGCCAAGAGTGCCGAGATGCTTGCCTTCGTGCACTGCGAGCGCAAAATCGCAGGAGCCCGTCTCACTGAGGCCGAAGAGATCGAAAATTCGCGCCTCGGGAAAGCGTTCGATTGTGTGAAGGCTGAGCGGCACCCCGAGAGCCTCGCCCCCGGTCAGCAGAAGTCGAAGGCTGCTGCTCGGCTTGCCGTCCGGTGCATCCGACATCCTGAGCATTGATGGCACGAGCGCCCCGACGGTTGCCTCTGCCTGAAGAGAGGAGGCAACCTGCCCTGGATCGAATTTCGGCAATTGGACGAGCCTTGCGCCTTCCAGTAGCGCAAGCAGAGCGACCCAGATCCCGTAAACGAACGAAAGTTGCAGTGGAAGAAGGACCACATCGTCGCTCCTCACGACGAGGAGGCGCCGCAAGACTGCGAGCTTTGCAGCAAGCCGGTCGCCGTCGAGCACGACGCCTTTCGGCTCGCCGGTACTGCCGGAGGTGAATATCACGAGCGAGCCGCAATCATCGT
Proteins encoded in this region:
- the dusA gene encoding tRNA dihydrouridine(20/20a) synthase DusA, producing MRSADWTDRVTQVTDKKWTFCTAPMMDWTDRHCRFFHRVLSRRARLYTEMVTSGAIMFGDRERLLGFDGTEHPVALQLGGSDPLELARAAEIGAGFGYDEINLNCGCPSDRVQSGRFGACLMAEPELVGKCVAAMKSAVGGQIPVTVKNRIGIDEQDSEADLTRFIETVAAAGCKIFIVHARKAWLKGLSPRENRDVPPLDYERVYRLKAAFPELTIVINGGIETIEQSAMHLESVDGVMLGRAAYKNPALLLEVDAALYDETAAPLLPHEALERMLPFIERELERGTRLSAIARHMIGLVNGRPGARQFRRLLTEECVKPGAGLDIIHAAIEAARRAEEAPSLAA
- a CDS encoding sulfite exporter TauE/SafE family protein, producing MLDLIQHLPWYQIAELSIALLIGGVITGFLAGLLGIGGGAVSVPVLYELFRLAGVDESIIMRVCVATSLAIIIPTAINSVRSHNKHGAVVMEVIRRLGPWVVAGAVLGVFIASRAPSSFLKAVFATSCIFIASRLAFGKSEPKPDAALPPAPWNLVAGFGIGLISTLIGIGGGAYVTAYMKFLGWPIHQAVGTASGFGPIIAIPATIGYIVEGWNVATLPPLSAGYVSLLGFMVLGPVSVLAAPLGAKVAHRLSRRTLEITFMSFLLFIAARFIVSLVWGT
- a CDS encoding class I adenylate-forming enzyme family protein; amino-acid sequence: MSNMLADFVLQALADRRASAESPGIRLDAAAMEAHSARIALDLEAHGLRPREPVLLKLSNAAPDIAAFLGVWRAGGAVVPIHHASPSSTVERVIRKAGIRLIISDHRVVDNTGTVSIRDDDDCGSLVIFTSGSTGEPKGVVLDGDRLAAKLAVLRRLLVVRSDDVVLLPLQLSFVYGIWVALLALLEGARLVQLPKFDPGQVASSLQAEATVGALVPSMLRMSDAPDGKPSSSLRLLLTGGEALGVPLSLHTIERFPEARIFDLFGLSETGSCDFALAVHEGKHLGTLGQPTEGVSFRIAHTETPGSGELQIRTPFGMIGYLGDPTLTDAVFDDGWFRTGDLARQCEGGIVLIGRAKEIISRGGMKIAPLEVEAAIASHPLVHEALCGSIVHETLGEAVHLLVALKSGAHVTANELRLWAADRIEHYKLPNAIHIVDGLPLGKTGKADRRAVGAVVASLAKSSSS